The following coding sequences lie in one Arabidopsis thaliana chromosome 3, partial sequence genomic window:
- a CDS encoding RING/U-box protein (RING/U-box protein; FUNCTIONS IN: zinc ion binding; CONTAINS InterPro DOMAIN/s: Zinc finger, RING-type, conserved site (InterPro:IPR017907), Zinc finger, C6HC-type (InterPro:IPR002867), Zinc finger, RING-type (InterPro:IPR001841), Zinc finger, C3HC4 RING-type (InterPro:IPR018957); BEST Arabidopsis thaliana protein match is: RING/U-box protein with C6HC-type zinc finger (TAIR:AT3G45580.1); Has 2546 Blast hits to 2530 proteins in 207 species: Archae - 0; Bacteria - 0; Metazoa - 1126; Fungi - 452; Plants - 617; Viruses - 0; Other Eukaryotes - 351 (source: NCBI BLink).) produces the protein METIDCEISLLVDPETCSICFNDDFKSEQMYYVALCNHKFCLECMKRYIEVRLLEGTVLICPYYQCESKLTLKSCFHILTSKLKAMWEQKIEEESIPVTERFYCPNPRCSALMSKIELSKSTLEDGFVRCFQCGERFCINCKVSWQSNLSCDNCKKLGNNPTSDDKMLKVLANEKKWRQCEKCQHMIKLSEGCIHVTCMYLSNHFLNYNPFKF, from the coding sequence ATGGAAACAATAGATTGTGAAATCAGCTTACTTGTGGATCCTGAGACTTGCAGTATATGTTtcaatgatgatttcaaatcTGAGCAAATGTATTATGTTGCTTTATGCAATCATAAATTCTGTTTGGAATGCATGAAACGATATATAGAAGTGAGGCTTCTAGAGGGAACTGTACTGATATGTCCTTATTATCAATGTGAGTCTAAGCTGACTCTTAAAagttgttttcatattttgacaTCTAAACTAAAAGCGATGTGGGAACAAAAGATTGAAGAGGAATCCATTCCAGTAACGGAGAGATTTTATTGCCCGAACCCGAGGTGCTCGGCTTTAATGTCGAAAATCGAGCTCTCTAAATCTACCTTAGAAGATGGATTTGTGAGATGCTTCCAATGCGGGGAGCGCTTTTGCATTAACTGCAAAGTTTCATGGCAAAGTAACTTGTCATGTGACAATTGCAAGAAATTGGGTAATAATCCTACATCAGATGATAAGATGCTAAAAGTTCTTGCAAATGAGAAAAAGTGGCGCCAATGTGAAAAGTGCCAACATATGATCAAACTTTCGGAAGGATGCATCCATGTAACTTGCATGTATCTCtcaaatcattttcttaattataatccattcaaattttga
- a CDS encoding zinc finger (C3HC4-type RING finger) family protein (zinc finger (C3HC4-type RING finger) family protein; FUNCTIONS IN: zinc ion binding; CONTAINS InterPro DOMAIN/s: Zinc finger, RING-type, conserved site (InterPro:IPR017907), Zinc finger, RING-type (InterPro:IPR001841); BEST Arabidopsis thaliana protein match is: RING/U-box protein with C6HC-type zinc finger (TAIR:AT3G45580.1); Has 537 Blast hits to 473 proteins in 76 species: Archae - 0; Bacteria - 6; Metazoa - 55; Fungi - 41; Plants - 391; Viruses - 0; Other Eukaryotes - 44 (source: NCBI BLink).), with protein sequence MYDLKPSPFHMNRLYFKGFVSEETKGFGVAICDQEDKLLYHIKGSRHHDSAITVLEAELTALKRGLIEAVGLGINHISFYCDHDQIFELVMGISVPEQDNIALLMDDVQRIRKQFTSSIPVLMTRNQAKFAYKLAMETIVSEISIDMAPSQRKTCGICFNDDFKAEHMFSVDLCGHQFCVECMTQYIKVRLLEESEMRCPHYQCESKLTVVRCANLLTPELREMWEHRSQKESVVVADKAYCQIECAWLLCQMEFRDGALDVVSLIASAAKFRGITTCRASNTRDADISFATHVEMNGSKEVAFISERRCLWSMALLQGFSERGTTGFAVAICDQENKLLYHTKGSLHHDSTITILEAELTSLKQGLTEAVRLGITYIKIYCDHTKLFDLVMGTSALEDNIALLMDDVHRIRKQLKSSNPILETRTQISMLINLQWKPTELNGVIKRAPSRYIPFAPKPPLKRPPSREKHARQRLVKTIHSPRIISGKIGSFMGLSEMIKENL encoded by the exons ATGTATGACCTAAAACCCTCACCGTTCCACATGAATAGGCTTTACTTCAAGGGTTTTGTGAGCGAGGAAACTAAGGGCTTTGGGGTTGCTATTTGCGACCAAGAGGATAAGCTACTGTATCATATCAAGGGTTCACGTCATCATGACTCTGCCATAACAGTTTTGGAGGCTGAGCTTACCGCATTGAAGCGAGGACTAATCGAAGCTGTGGGTTTGGGGATCAACCATATCTCATTCTACTGCGATCATGATCAGATTTTCGAattg GTCATGGGGATATCGGTCCCAGAGCAAGATAACATTGCTTTGCTTATGGATGATGTGCAACgtattagaaaacaatttacTTCTAGCATCCCTGTTTTGATGACTAGAAATCAAGCTAAGTTTGCTTATAAGCTTGCAATGGAAACAATAGTTTCTGAAATTAGCATAGATATGGCGCCTTCTCAGAGGAAGACTTGCGGTATCTGTTtcaatgatgatttcaaaGCTGAGCATATGTTTTCTGTTGATTTATGTGGCCATCAATTCTGTGTGGAGTGCATGACACAATATATAAAAGTGAGGCTACTCGAGGAAAGTGAGATGAGATGCCCTCATTATCAATGCGAGTCCAAGTTAACTGTTGTACGATGTGCCAATCTTTTGACTCCGGAACTAAGAGAGATGTGGGAACATAGGAGCCAAAAGGAATCCGTTGTTGTGGCAGACAAAGCTTATTGCCAAATCGAATGTGCTTGGCTTTTATGTCAAATGGAGTTCAGAGATGGTGCTTTAGATGTAGTAAGTCTTATTGCATCAGCTGCAAAGTTCCGTGGCATAACAACTTGTCGTGCGAGCAATACAAGAG ATGCGGATATAAGTTTTGCTACACATGTGGAGATGAATGGAAGCAAGGAAGTTGCCTTCATCAGCGAAAGGAGATGCTTGTGGAGTATG GCTTTACTTCAAGGGTTTAGTGAGCGGGGAACAACGGGATTTGCGGTTGCAATTTGTGACCAAGAGAATAAGCTACTGTATCATACCAAGGGTTCACTTCATCATGACTCCACCATTACAATTTTGGAGGCTGAGCTTACGTCCTTAAAACAAGGACTAACCGAAGCTGTGAGATTGGGGATAacttatatcaaaatttactGCGATCATACTAAACTTTTCGATTTG GTCATGGGGACATCCGCGCTTGAGGATAACATTGCCTTGCTAATGGATGATGTGCATCGCATCCGAAAACAATTGAAGTCTAGCAATCCTATTCTGGAGACTAGAACTCAAATTAGTATGCTTATAAACTTGCAATGGAAA CCAACTGAGCTTAATGGAGTCATCAAGCGCGCCCCGAGCCGGTACATACCGTTTGCCCCGAAGCCACCTCTCAAACGACCACCGAGCCGTGAAAAACACGCGAGGCAAAGACTTGTAAAAACCATTCATTCTCCAAGGATCATTTCCGGTAAAATAGGATCTTTTATGGGACTTTCGGAAATGATAAAGGAGAatctttga
- a CDS encoding RING/U-box protein with C6HC-type zinc finger domain-containing protein (RING/U-box protein with C6HC-type zinc finger domain; FUNCTIONS IN: zinc ion binding; CONTAINS InterPro DOMAIN/s: Zinc finger, RING-type, conserved site (InterPro:IPR017907), Zinc finger, C6HC-type (InterPro:IPR002867), Zinc finger, RING-type (InterPro:IPR001841); BEST Arabidopsis thaliana protein match is: RING/U-box protein with C6HC-type zinc finger (TAIR:AT3G45580.1); Has 1459 Blast hits to 1449 proteins in 169 species: Archae - 0; Bacteria - 0; Metazoa - 538; Fungi - 228; Plants - 505; Viruses - 2; Other Eukaryotes - 186 (source: NCBI BLink).) has translation MEDDPKPAGEIKIESYSLYFKGLVSEETTELLAGFAVAICDKDDNLLFQMKEQVHDSRVVTLMEVELMALKRGLTEVVRLGIDHISIYCDHYQIFELVMERSVSEQENILMLMDDVQRIRKRLTSSVPVLVMTRNQIEFVYELAMETIVSEIRIDMPDHNKTCSICSGDNIEPEQIFSVALCGHEFCMECVKQHIEVKLLSGGVPRCLHYQCESNLTLGSCGNILTSKLKAMWELRIEEESIPVAERVYCPNPLCSSLMSVTKLSNSTREDVTMRTCVKCGEPFCINCKLPWHSNLSCNDYKSLGPNPTADI, from the exons ATGGAAGATGATCCAAAACCCGCgggagaaatcaaaattgaatcGTATAGTCTTTACTTCAAGGGTTTGGTTAGCGAGGAAACCACAGAGCTATTAGCGGGATTTGCGGTTGCAATTTGCGACAAAGATGATAATCTCTTGTTTCAGATGAAAGAACAAGTTCATGATTCTAGGGTTGTTACACTTATGGAGGTTGAGCTTATGGCATTGAAGCGTGGACTAACCGAAGTTGTGCGTTTAGGGATCGATCATATCTCCATTTACTGCGATCATTATCAGATTTTTGAATTG GTCATGGAGAGATCTGTTTCTGAGCAAGAGAACATCCTTATGTTAATGGACGATGTGCAACGTATTAGAAAACGTTTAACATCTAGCGTTCCTGTTCTGGTCATGACTAGGAATCAAATTGAATTTGTATATGAACTTGCAATGGAAACAATAGTTTCTGAAATCCGCATAGATATGCCTGATCATAACAAGACTTGTAGTATCTGTTCCGGTGACAATATCGAACCTGAGCAGATATTTTCCGTTGCTTTATGTGGTCATGAATTCTGTATGGAGTGCGTGAAACAACATATAGAAGTGAAGCTACTCTCGGGAGGTGTACCGAGATGTCTTCATTATCAATGCGAGTCTAACCTTACTCTTGGAAGTTGTGGAAATATTTTGACATCTAAACTAAAAGCAATGTGGGAACTAAGGATCGAAGAGGAATCTATTCCTGTGGCGGAGAGAGTTTATTGCCCAAACCCTCTGTGCTCGAGTTTAATGTCGGTAACCAAGCTCTCAAACTCAACAAGAGAAGATGTAACTATGAGAACCTGTGTCAAATGCGGTGAACCCTTTTGTATCAACTGCAAACTTCCGTGGCATAGCAACTTGTCGTGCAACGATTACAAGAGCTTGGGTCCAAATCCTACAGCAGATATATAA
- a CDS encoding tRNA-intron endonuclease (tRNA-intron endonucleases; FUNCTIONS IN: tRNA-intron endonuclease activity; INVOLVED IN: tRNA splicing, via endonucleolytic cleavage and ligation; CONTAINS InterPro DOMAIN/s: tRNA intron endonuclease, N-terminal (InterPro:IPR006678); BEST Arabidopsis thaliana protein match is: splicing endonuclease 1 (TAIR:AT3G45590.2); Has 35333 Blast hits to 34131 proteins in 2444 species: Archae - 798; Bacteria - 22429; Metazoa - 974; Fungi - 991; Plants - 531; Viruses - 0; Other Eukaryotes - 9610 (source: NCBI BLink).) — translation MSSQTIILLCRERLISMAPRWKWALGFLSSCNVFLSEQAELLDRYCFGRLVFGAEKDKRWIQLSYEEAFFLFYKLKCIKISLHGRSLVNGVDLWRSIRSFKPNFTILYKAYSHLRSKN, via the coding sequence atgagttcacaaacaatTATTCTGTTGTGTAGAGAGAGACTCATCTCCATGGCACCAAGGTGGAAATGGGCTTTAGGTTTCCTCTCAAGTTGTAACGTATTTCTATCAGAGCAAGCTGAGCTTTTGGACCGTTATTGTTTCGGTAGACTAGTTTTTGGTGCCGAGAAAGATAAGAGATGGATTCAGTTATCTTATGAAGaagctttctttttgttctacaAACTGAAATGCATCAAGATCTCCCTTCACGGTCGTTCTCTGGTAAACGGGGTAGATTTATGGCGATCCATAAGATCCTTTAAGCCAAATTTTACGATCTTGTACAAAGCTTATTCGCATCTACGATCAAAGAACTAG
- a CDS encoding RING/U-box protein with C6HC-type zinc finger (RING/U-box protein with C6HC-type zinc finger; FUNCTIONS IN: zinc ion binding; CONTAINS InterPro DOMAIN/s: Zinc finger, RING-type, conserved site (InterPro:IPR017907), Zinc finger, C6HC-type (InterPro:IPR002867), Zinc finger, RING-type (InterPro:IPR001841); BEST Arabidopsis thaliana protein match is: RING/U-box protein with C6HC-type zinc finger domain (TAIR:AT3G45570.1); Has 2926 Blast hits to 2906 proteins in 216 species: Archae - 0; Bacteria - 2; Metazoa - 1215; Fungi - 592; Plants - 693; Viruses - 1; Other Eukaryotes - 423 (source: NCBI BLink).), producing MEEESTLVRAEDPKHVGRVSSEIKPDSYRLYFKGLVSEETVELLAGFGVAICDKDDNLLFQMKEQVHDSRVTVLEVEIMALKRGLTEAVGLGIDNISIYSDHYRIFELVMEKSASAEENFALLMDNVQHIRQRLTSSFPVLVTRNQIKFVYELAMETIVSEISIHIPDHDKTCSICSDDNFEPELMFSVALCGHEFCVECVKRHIEVRLLAGGVPRCLHYQCESKLTLANCANLLTSKLKAMWELRIEEESIPVEERVYCPNPRCSSLMSVTKLSNSTREDVTMRSCVKCGEPFCINCKLPWHSNLSCNDYKSLGPNPTADDIKLKALANQKMWRQCENCKNVIELSEGCMHITCRCGHQFCYKCGAKWITGRVFCTHSRPPYTPSMTSHEEELEKYIGDLRRGTQDD from the exons ATGGAGGAGGAAAGCACTCTAGTACGAGCAGAAGATCCAAAACACGTGGGTAGAGTCTCCAGCGAAATCAAACCTGACTCGTACAGGCTTTACTTCAAGGGTTTGGTTAGCGAGGAAACCGTAGAGTTATTAGCGGGATTTGGGGTTGCGATTTGCGACAAAGATGATAATCTCTTGTTTCAGATGAAAGAACAAGTTCATGACTCTAGGGTTACAGTTCTAGAGGTTGAGATTATGGCACTGAAGCGTGGACTAACCGAAGCTGTGGGTTTAGGGATTGATAATATCTCAATTTACAGCGATCATTATCGGATTTTTGAATTG GTCATGGAGAAATCTGCTTCTGCGGAAGAGAACTTTGCCTTACTAATGGATAACGTTCAACACATTAGACAACGATTGACGTCTAGCTTTCCTGTTCTGGTGACTAggaatcaaattaaatttgtgtATGAACTTGCAATGGAAACAATAGTTTCTGAAATCAGCATACATATACCTGATCATGACAAGACTTGCAGTATATGTTCCGATGATAATTTCGAACCTGAGCTGATGTTTTCTGTTGCTTTATGCGGTCATGAATTCTGTGTTGAGTGCGTAAAACGACATATAGAAGTGAGGCTACTCGCGGGAGGTGTACCGAGATGTCTTCATTATCAATGCGAGTCTAAACTTACTCTTGCAAACTGCGCCAATCTTTTGACATCTAAACTAAAAGCAATGTGGGAACTAAGGATCGAAGAGGAATCTATTCCTGTGGAGGAGAGAGTATATTGCCCCAACCCTAGGTGCTCGAGTTTAATGTCGGTAACCAAGCTCTCAAACTCAACAAGAGAAGATGTAACTATGAGAAGTTGTGTAAAATGCGGTGAACCCTTTTGTATCAACTGCAAACTTCCGTGGCATAGCAACTTGTCGTGCAACGATTACAAGAGCTTGGGTCCAAATCCTACAGCAGATGATATAAAGCTGAAAGCTCTAGCAAATCAGAAAATGTGGCGTCAATGTGAAAATTGCAAAAACGTAATCGAACTATCGGAAGGATGCATGCATATCACTTGCAG ATGTGGGCACCAATTTTGCTACAAATGTGGAGCCAAATGGATCACTGGAAGAGTATTTTGCACTCATTCAAGGCCGCCATATACTCCTTCAATGACAT CGCATGAAGAAGAGCTGGAGAAATATATCGGTGATCTACGTCGTGGTACTCAAGATGATTGA
- the SEN1 gene encoding splicing endonuclease 1 (splicing endonuclease 1 (SEN1); FUNCTIONS IN: tRNA-intron endonuclease activity, nucleic acid binding, nuclease activity; INVOLVED IN: tRNA splicing, via endonucleolytic cleavage and ligation; LOCATED IN: tRNA-intron endonuclease complex; EXPRESSED IN: 23 plant structures; EXPRESSED DURING: 13 growth stages; CONTAINS InterPro DOMAIN/s: tRNA-intron endonuclease (InterPro:IPR006676), tRNA intron endonuclease, catalytic domain-like (InterPro:IPR006677), Endonuclease TnsA, N-terminal/resolvase Hjc/tRNA endonuclease, C-terminal (InterPro:IPR011856), tRNA intron endonuclease, N-terminal (InterPro:IPR006678); BEST Arabidopsis thaliana protein match is: splicing endonuclease 2 (TAIR:AT5G60230.2); Has 489 Blast hits to 489 proteins in 224 species: Archae - 131; Bacteria - 0; Metazoa - 123; Fungi - 137; Plants - 68; Viruses - 0; Other Eukaryotes - 30 (source: NCBI BLink).): MAPRWKWKGAEAKALAEPVSKTVSELRSSLTQTEALGFLSSCNVLLSVESEEAELLDRCCFGRLVVGAEKDKRWIQLSFEEAFFLFYKLKCIKICLHGRSLENEVDLWRSMSSFKQDFAILYKAYSHLRSKNWIVRSGLQYGVDFVVYRHHPSLVHSEYAVLVQSIGGNDRLKVWSDIHCSVRLTGSVAKSLLVLYVNRKVNTEKMNLPLCLEDYTVEEQTIRRWSPELSREDETRT; the protein is encoded by the coding sequence ATGGCACCAAGGTGGAAATGGAAAGGTGCTGAGGCAAAGGCACTTGCAGAACCTGTTTCGAAAACAGTCTCGGAGCTGAGATCTTCATTGACCCAAACCGAGGCTTTAGGTTTCCTCTCAAGTTGTAACGTACTTTTATCGGTTGAGTCAGAGGAAGCTGAGCTTTTGGATCGTTGTTGTTTTGGTAGACTAGTTGTTGGTGCTGAGAAAGATAAGAGATGGATTCAGTTATCCTTTGAAGaagctttctttttgttttacaaactGAAATGCATCAAGATTTGCCTTCACGGTCGTTCTCTGGAAAACGAGGTAGATTTATGGCGATCCATGAGTTCCTTTAAGCAAGATTTTGCGATCTTGTACAAGGCTTATTCGCATCTACGATCGAAGAACTGGATTGTGAGATCAGGGTTACAATATGGAGTTGATTTCGTGGTGTATAGACATCATCCATCTCTTGTCCACTCTGAATACGCCGTTCTTGTTCAGTCCATTGGCGGGAATGATCGGTTAAAGGTGTGGTCCGATATCCATTGCAGTGTTCGACTAACCGGAAGCGTCGCGAAATCATTGTTGGTTCTTTACGTCAACAGAAAAGTCAACACAGAGAAGATGAATCTGCCTTTGTGTTTAGAGGACTACACAGTTGAAGAGCAAACAATACGTAGATGGAGTCCAGAACTTAGCCGTGAAGATGAAACCAGAACATGA
- the TET3 gene encoding tetraspanin3 (tetraspanin3 (TET3); FUNCTIONS IN: molecular_function unknown; INVOLVED IN: aging; LOCATED IN: plasma membrane; EXPRESSED IN: 23 plant structures; EXPRESSED DURING: 13 growth stages; CONTAINS InterPro DOMAIN/s: Tetraspanin (InterPro:IPR018499), Tetraspanin, subgroup (InterPro:IPR000301); BEST Arabidopsis thaliana protein match is: tetraspanin4 (TAIR:AT5G60220.1); Has 665 Blast hits to 663 proteins in 63 species: Archae - 0; Bacteria - 0; Metazoa - 224; Fungi - 0; Plants - 435; Viruses - 0; Other Eukaryotes - 6 (source: NCBI BLink).), which yields MRTSNHLIGLVNFLTFLLSIPILGGGIWLSSRANSTDCLRFLQWPLIVIGISIMVVSLAGFAGACYRNKFLMWLYLVVMLLIIAALIGFIIFAYAVTDKGSGRTVLNRGYLDYYLEDYSGWLKDRVSDDSYWGKISSCLRDSGACRKIGRNFNGVPETADMFFLRRLSPVESGCCKPPTDCGFSYVNETGWDTRGGMIGPNQDCMVWSNDQSMLCYQCSSCKAGVLGSLKKSWRKVSVINIVVLIILVIFYVIAYAAYRNVKRIDNDEPAGEARMTKSHPSHFHL from the exons ATGAGAACAAGCAACCATCTCATAGGTTTAGTCAACTTCCTCACTTTCCTCCTCTCAATACCAATCCTCGGCGGTGGAATATGGTTAAGCAGCCGAGCTAACTCCACCGACTGTTTAAGATTCCTTCAATGGCCTCTCATCGTCATCGGAATCTCAATCATGGTCGTATCTTTAGCTGGATTCGCTGGAGCTTGTTACCGTAACAAGTTCCTTATGTGGCTATACCTAGTAGTCATGCTTCTCATCATCGCTGCTCTTATCGGTTTCATCATCTTCGCTTACGCGGTTACAGATAAAGGATCCGGTCGAACCGTACTTAACCGGGGTTATCTTGACTATTATCTTGAAGATTACTCTGGTTGGTTGAAAGATCGAGTTTCTGATGATAGCTATTGGGGTAAAATTAGTTCTTGTCTTAGAGATTCTGGTGCTTGTAGAAAGATTGGAAGAAATTTTAATGGTGTACCTGAAACTGCTGATATGTTCTTCCTTAGAAGACTTAGCCCTGTTGAG TCCGGTTGTTGCAAGCCACCAACAGATTGCGGTTTTTCATATGTGAATGAGACCGGATGGGACACGAGAGGAGGGATGATAGGACCGAACCAGGACTGTATGGTGTGGAGCAACGACCAGAGCATGCTCTGTTATCAGTGTAGTTCTTGTAAAGCTGGTGTTCTTGGGAGTTTGAAGAAGAGTTGGAGAAAAGTATCGGTGATCAACATTGTGGTACTTATCATTCTAGTTATCTTTTACGTTATCGCTTATGCAGCTTATAGGAATGTCAAGAGGATCGATAACGATGAACCGGCTGGTGAAGCTAGGATGACAAAATCACATCCTAGTCATTTCCATCTTTGA
- the TET3 gene encoding tetraspanin3, protein MRTSNHLIGLVNFLTFLLSIPILGGGIWLSSRANSTDCLRFLQWPLIVIGISIMVVSLAGFAGACYRNKFLMWLYLVVMLLIIAALIGFIIFAYAVTDKGSGRTVLNRGYLDYYLEDYSGWLKDRVSDDSYWGKISSCLRDSGACRKIGRNFNGVPETADMFFLRRLSPVEVTFYNYYFSKTKNFLELFFSLMLSFFLSSG, encoded by the coding sequence ATGAGAACAAGCAACCATCTCATAGGTTTAGTCAACTTCCTCACTTTCCTCCTCTCAATACCAATCCTCGGCGGTGGAATATGGTTAAGCAGCCGAGCTAACTCCACCGACTGTTTAAGATTCCTTCAATGGCCTCTCATCGTCATCGGAATCTCAATCATGGTCGTATCTTTAGCTGGATTCGCTGGAGCTTGTTACCGTAACAAGTTCCTTATGTGGCTATACCTAGTAGTCATGCTTCTCATCATCGCTGCTCTTATCGGTTTCATCATCTTCGCTTACGCGGTTACAGATAAAGGATCCGGTCGAACCGTACTTAACCGGGGTTATCTTGACTATTATCTTGAAGATTACTCTGGTTGGTTGAAAGATCGAGTTTCTGATGATAGCTATTGGGGTAAAATTAGTTCTTGTCTTAGAGATTCTGGTGCTTGTAGAAAGATTGGAAGAAATTTTAATGGTGTACCTGAAACTGCTGATATGTTCTTCCTTAGAAGACTTAGCCCTGTTGAGGTAACTTTCTATAATTattacttttcaaaaacaaaaaactttctagaattatttttctctttgatgttatctttttttctttcttctggtTGA